In the Candidatus Saccharimonas aalborgensis genome, one interval contains:
- a CDS encoding heavy metal translocating P-type ATPase, whose translation MEHSHHEHSEHQDHDKHAGHSVAMFKDKFWLSLLLTLPVLAYSEMIQHWFSFTPPTFPGSQYVPFVFSTIIFFYGGLVFIKSAWGELKAKLPGMMTLISLAIITAYVYSVATQFFIKGDGFFWELATLVTIMLLGHWLEMASVAKAENALDAISKLLPDKAEKLVNGKPKQVLVSELKVGDLVLIRPGSSIPVDGVIVDGSSAVDEAAITGESKPVSKTTNDEVIAGTGNQDGSLTVKVTKIGQDTALAGIMRLVAEAQSSKSNVQILADKAAFYLTIIAIATSIATFIFWLIAKDASFALERSVTVLIIACPHALGLAIPLVVSISTALSAKNGLLVRKRLALEAARKLDWVLFDKTGTLTKGEHGVTDVWATKGYTEEDVLHLTASLEQNSEHIVGKGIVKKAEEQHVHLDKVANFKALPGLGVQGTLHGSEVYIAASYRYIEDNKLIVPTEIAKMVKQAAKEGKTEVYLITNKKVVGALGLADIVREQSKQTIATLKSMGIKTAMITGDSDEVAAYVSKQLGLDQYFAEVKPEDKAAKVKELQKNGQKVAMVGDGINDAPALTQADIGIAIGAGTDVAIKSADIILVKSDPQDVVKVINLSKATYRKMLQNLGWATGYNVFAIPLAAGVLYGAGIVLAPALGAVLMSVSTVVVAFNAQLLRRAKL comes from the coding sequence ATGGAACACTCGCACCACGAACATTCTGAGCATCAAGACCACGACAAGCACGCAGGACATTCAGTAGCAATGTTCAAGGACAAGTTCTGGCTGTCCTTGCTGCTAACGCTACCTGTACTTGCGTATTCCGAGATGATACAGCATTGGTTTAGCTTTACGCCGCCAACCTTTCCTGGCTCACAGTACGTGCCATTCGTATTCAGCACCATCATCTTTTTCTACGGCGGTCTAGTGTTTATAAAGAGTGCGTGGGGCGAGCTAAAAGCCAAATTGCCAGGTATGATGACGCTCATCAGCCTGGCAATTATCACGGCTTACGTGTATAGCGTAGCTACCCAATTCTTTATAAAGGGTGATGGTTTCTTTTGGGAACTAGCAACCTTAGTAACAATTATGCTGCTCGGTCATTGGCTAGAAATGGCATCGGTTGCCAAAGCTGAAAATGCCCTAGATGCTATATCTAAACTGTTACCTGACAAAGCTGAGAAGCTAGTCAACGGTAAGCCAAAACAAGTATTGGTAAGTGAACTAAAAGTTGGCGACCTGGTATTGATACGTCCAGGTTCAAGCATCCCTGTTGACGGTGTGATTGTAGATGGTAGCTCGGCAGTTGATGAAGCGGCTATCACTGGCGAAAGTAAGCCAGTCAGTAAAACAACCAACGATGAAGTTATTGCTGGCACAGGCAATCAAGATGGTTCACTTACGGTAAAGGTTACGAAAATCGGTCAAGACACGGCACTTGCTGGAATTATGCGACTTGTAGCCGAAGCACAAAGTTCAAAATCTAATGTACAGATACTTGCAGATAAAGCAGCCTTTTATCTGACCATCATTGCAATCGCTACTTCAATCGCTACGTTTATATTCTGGCTGATAGCTAAAGATGCTAGTTTCGCTTTAGAGCGGTCAGTTACGGTTCTGATTATAGCTTGCCCACACGCACTCGGTCTGGCAATACCACTTGTTGTGTCTATCTCTACTGCATTATCAGCGAAGAACGGTCTACTTGTCCGAAAACGTCTTGCTCTTGAAGCTGCTCGTAAGTTGGACTGGGTACTCTTTGATAAGACTGGCACATTGACTAAAGGCGAACACGGCGTTACGGATGTGTGGGCTACAAAAGGTTATACAGAAGAAGATGTACTGCACCTGACGGCTAGCCTTGAGCAGAACAGCGAGCATATTGTCGGTAAGGGTATTGTCAAAAAAGCCGAAGAACAACACGTCCATCTTGATAAAGTAGCCAACTTCAAAGCGTTACCTGGCTTAGGCGTACAAGGTACTCTACACGGAAGCGAAGTGTATATCGCAGCAAGCTATCGCTACATAGAAGATAACAAGCTAATTGTTCCAACTGAAATAGCTAAGATGGTTAAGCAAGCAGCCAAAGAGGGAAAAACTGAGGTGTATCTAATTACCAATAAAAAGGTTGTTGGAGCATTGGGCTTAGCAGATATAGTGCGTGAACAATCTAAACAGACTATCGCAACACTCAAATCAATGGGTATAAAGACGGCAATGATAACAGGCGACTCAGATGAAGTTGCAGCTTATGTGTCAAAACAGCTTGGCTTAGACCAGTATTTTGCAGAGGTAAAACCAGAAGATAAGGCTGCTAAAGTCAAAGAGTTACAGAAAAACGGGCAGAAAGTTGCAATGGTCGGCGATGGTATCAATGACGCACCTGCACTTACTCAGGCAGATATTGGTATAGCTATTGGTGCTGGTACGGATGTAGCAATCAAGTCAGCAGATATTATACTGGTAAAAAGCGACCCTCAAGACGTGGTAAAGGTAATCAACCTATCAAAGGCTACCTATCGCAAGATGCTACAAAACCTCGGTTGGGCTACGGGTTATAACGTATTCGCAATTCCACTGGCAGCTGGCGTACTATATGGAGCAGGTATCGTTCTTGCTCCTGCTCTGGGAGCTGTACTTATGTCTGTTTCAACTGTTGTAGTAGCATTCAACGCTCAATTACTCAGACGTGCAAAACTGTAA
- a CDS encoding recombinase family protein yields MSDLAIALCRVSSTEQLDNNSLNRQHEAVFNASKELGVEIIKWWSGSVSSKRGSNVQRKDLLEIYDFAKKNKRVKYLIVDEPDRFMRSIDESGFWEVKLFYETGTRVWYASNPELNKDDLPSKLLKFTKFLQAEGSNEERISKSVSGGKKAIREGRLPSGPKAGYKKGTMAGVHIVDPITGEPLKRALRQIASNLKTPTDALKELQETEFGKRYAKLKMDKFRIIACEPYYAGIIDLKGKFNERNEHGLHEPLITRTEHEKILRVFERNVKKQQGHRPDKNTKYPLSNELTCISCEAAKRKYPRFTSVPLNNGKTNHGKPRKKVSYYAKYKCRECNRFLDRDETHASFSNLLDAVILPNAEMRKLKIKLVTTFNAKHHEAKSEIQRLEAVNANIKQSIAQKADAVTNPSFVSISDEIMASIEKLKAEFAENEDKIAVLSEQHETDLAEFLDFSFNFLSNKGGRFFELSGEDMKRCKQLLFTGKIYVDENKNVYTHNISSIFRGQSNKKDLPVTEKSSLVQHS; encoded by the coding sequence ATGAGCGACCTTGCTATAGCACTTTGTCGTGTATCGTCGACTGAGCAGCTTGACAACAATAGCCTAAATCGTCAGCACGAAGCTGTATTTAACGCCTCTAAAGAATTAGGTGTAGAAATTATTAAATGGTGGTCAGGTAGCGTATCTAGTAAACGTGGGAGTAACGTACAACGTAAAGACCTGCTGGAGATATACGACTTTGCCAAGAAAAATAAGCGAGTAAAGTATCTTATCGTAGACGAGCCTGATAGGTTTATGCGGTCAATTGACGAAAGCGGTTTTTGGGAAGTTAAACTTTTCTATGAAACTGGTACGAGAGTTTGGTATGCTTCAAACCCTGAGCTAAATAAGGATGATTTACCATCGAAATTACTCAAATTCACAAAGTTCTTGCAAGCTGAGGGTAGTAACGAAGAACGCATAAGTAAGTCAGTGTCTGGTGGTAAAAAAGCAATAAGAGAGGGTCGTTTGCCATCTGGTCCAAAAGCAGGCTACAAAAAAGGTACAATGGCTGGTGTTCATATCGTAGACCCAATTACTGGTGAACCGCTCAAGAGAGCTTTAAGGCAGATTGCCTCAAATCTAAAAACGCCAACCGACGCTTTAAAAGAACTACAAGAAACTGAGTTCGGTAAACGCTATGCAAAGCTTAAAATGGACAAGTTTAGGATAATCGCTTGCGAGCCATATTACGCAGGAATTATCGACCTTAAGGGCAAGTTTAACGAACGTAATGAACACGGTCTACACGAGCCACTAATAACCCGTACTGAGCACGAAAAGATACTTAGGGTCTTTGAGCGTAACGTTAAGAAACAGCAAGGTCATAGACCAGACAAAAATACTAAATACCCATTGAGCAATGAACTTACCTGTATATCTTGCGAAGCGGCAAAACGTAAATATCCACGCTTCACGAGCGTACCATTAAATAACGGCAAGACTAACCACGGTAAGCCTAGAAAGAAAGTTAGCTACTACGCCAAATATAAGTGCAGAGAGTGCAACAGGTTCTTAGACCGAGACGAAACTCACGCTAGCTTCTCCAATTTACTAGATGCAGTAATACTGCCAAATGCTGAGATGAGAAAATTAAAGATTAAGCTAGTCACTACCTTTAACGCGAAGCACCACGAAGCTAAGAGCGAGATACAACGGCTTGAGGCTGTTAACGCCAATATAAAACAAAGCATAGCTCAAAAAGCAGATGCAGTTACTAACCCTTCTTTCGTTTCGATTAGCGATGAAATAATGGCTTCAATAGAAAAGCTTAAAGCTGAGTTTGCGGAGAACGAAGATAAGATAGCTGTGCTTAGTGAACAACACGAAACAGACCTAGCTGAGTTCTTAGACTTTAGCTTTAACTTTCTTAGTAACAAGGGTGGGCGTTTCTTCGAGTTATCAGGGGAGGATATGAAACGGTGTAAACAATTGTTATTTACAGGCAAAATATACGTTGACGAAAACAAAAATGTTTACACCCATAATATAAGCTCCATTTTCAGGGGTCAGTCAAATAAAAAAGACCTTCCAGTAACTGAAAAGTCTTCTTTGGTGCAGCATAGTTGA
- a CDS encoding AAA domain-containing protein, which yields MTKIPVTISQLAKYGLDYVSLISSSASRSRPIKTEPMDASLVSIPDLIFKSEVDTITINLVTSLDSQYDPNLPSEDKTDEQLQAEHRVIRDRAIFDKIQEIDTKIKTDEYTKRVVLQTGFISFEGKRYKETEFGEEYENYEAPLLQIPIAAINFKYTSDGANVVIELPDSYVEVLSGPLKNYLPQQYYDNVFKFVADAEAEGKTSLPIGSDFIEDLWSAIRVQLDRVDARSISEAPSFDTSIVAITNKTNHFLAEDLKAIAALEDEDLIETSLGSWVSDEDMAIEQAVSDDGSTEIFFPFDYDKYQLKVLGITANKAVIVEGPPGTGKSQTISNLLVHLAATGKRVLFASQKDQAIRGVKDKLKTLDVPFLYGYIPDKTSKLYTADDEKDSAANTLIALNREFQKGKVGDLKEPLELLSDRSKIFVENMNIERSLYSLYEERRSLSYLDPYYNYGIDLEFYEQCLDFENSIANLEATIKQFENVHSKFIKTADTKFKDLEIDYQETISSIENINNYFKTHMPERSGFFASKVNDLKLRSALKEHCKNILQEIYLEFEKVLFSDNTKSAKLKLLDGLKAYFVYSSDNQVLAYNRAELDGLLQSKDMPHTALASLKKLVSEHGGYKKVFEDLERYNEISAQIDEASLYSANELNREIKDIRKFYRKNITNYVRNRILTRVGEANNSKELRATLAQVARSLSKSKKANKTFDRLKHNEDNFSAMSKVLPIWMMSLDDVSRIVPLEMNAFDYVIIDEASQCNFAYAFPAMYRAEHTIFFGDTLQMRDDNIMFKSNDQLNAIAKKHKIPDVYQIKAEEDTVKSVMDIANLNGFKTTTLKYHYRSPKELIGFSNEAYYEPIGRKLEAVNDNIVPYKDTGRVLLNHLVTPNDNEEIGSRTNFAEIHKIQQLVEEIKIDPILKDKSIAILTFFNEQAEEIRKAITDEDIKVSIIDGIQGDERDIVIYSFVIKDPSDKRRYIALTGEGGEIRKDIAAGRVNVAFSRARLQVHCVTSLATELWPEGIWIKKYLEYVDKNGAISRRHSKSEQRFDSHFEEQVFSYLSKQLDANEFTLETQAGSLGFKIDLVVHHNGRKLAIECDGPTHFEGGDGQVYVQNDWERQGALEVAGWTFYRISYFDWVDDQAEEEKALLLHIGEYFNDEHNSGKTSVVKELEKETVAPEDAPKDTYVTDFSDERVDNESPVNATPAPRATKTKAKTSTKKEFSVGDRGVDQDVFESYLQARVRGTINIRYQSTRPGSGNYWRNVSLIKYDGTYLYSEGSGTYPIRYRRDRVLEFK from the coding sequence ATGACAAAAATACCTGTAACCATCAGTCAACTAGCAAAATACGGACTTGATTATGTAAGCCTTATATCGAGCAGTGCCTCGAGAAGTAGACCGATAAAAACAGAACCTATGGACGCCAGCCTAGTGTCCATCCCCGACTTAATTTTCAAAAGCGAAGTCGATACGATAACTATTAACCTCGTTACTTCGTTAGATAGTCAATATGACCCGAACCTGCCAAGTGAAGATAAGACAGATGAACAGCTACAAGCTGAGCATCGCGTTATCCGTGACAGGGCCATCTTTGATAAAATCCAAGAAATAGACACAAAGATAAAGACTGACGAATACACGAAGCGGGTCGTACTGCAGACGGGCTTTATATCCTTTGAAGGTAAGCGATACAAAGAAACAGAGTTCGGTGAAGAGTATGAGAACTACGAAGCTCCGTTATTGCAAATTCCAATTGCTGCCATCAACTTCAAATATACGAGTGACGGGGCTAATGTAGTCATTGAACTTCCTGACAGCTATGTAGAAGTATTGAGTGGTCCACTAAAAAACTATTTACCGCAACAATACTACGATAACGTCTTTAAGTTTGTTGCCGATGCGGAGGCCGAAGGAAAAACTAGCCTACCAATCGGTAGTGATTTTATTGAAGATTTGTGGTCCGCAATTAGAGTACAGCTTGATAGAGTGGATGCTAGGTCTATTTCTGAAGCACCGAGCTTCGATACAAGTATAGTTGCGATTACAAATAAGACTAACCACTTCTTAGCAGAAGACCTTAAGGCGATTGCTGCTTTAGAAGATGAAGACCTGATTGAGACTTCCTTGGGAAGCTGGGTGTCTGACGAAGATATGGCGATAGAACAGGCTGTGTCCGATGATGGCAGTACAGAGATATTCTTTCCATTTGATTATGACAAATACCAACTAAAAGTTTTGGGCATTACAGCAAATAAGGCAGTCATAGTCGAAGGCCCTCCTGGTACTGGTAAATCTCAAACCATTTCAAACCTACTAGTTCATCTAGCAGCTACGGGTAAAAGAGTATTATTCGCTAGCCAAAAGGACCAGGCGATACGTGGCGTAAAGGACAAGCTAAAAACTCTTGATGTACCATTTCTTTACGGCTATATACCTGATAAAACATCTAAGTTGTATACAGCAGATGATGAAAAAGACAGTGCTGCGAATACTCTCATAGCTTTAAACAGAGAATTCCAGAAAGGTAAGGTCGGTGACTTAAAAGAGCCTCTTGAGTTACTGTCTGACCGTTCAAAGATTTTTGTAGAGAATATGAACATTGAACGTTCGCTCTACTCATTATATGAAGAGCGTCGAAGCCTTAGCTACCTAGACCCTTATTATAATTACGGAATAGACCTAGAATTCTATGAACAATGTTTAGATTTTGAAAATAGTATAGCTAACCTCGAGGCTACGATTAAACAATTCGAGAACGTACATAGCAAGTTTATAAAAACTGCTGACACCAAATTCAAAGACCTTGAAATAGACTATCAAGAAACAATATCTTCGATTGAGAACATAAACAACTATTTTAAAACCCATATGCCAGAAAGGTCTGGTTTCTTTGCAAGTAAAGTTAATGACCTCAAGCTTCGTAGTGCATTAAAAGAACACTGCAAAAACATCCTTCAAGAAATATACCTAGAATTTGAAAAGGTGTTGTTTTCAGATAATACAAAGTCAGCAAAACTGAAATTATTAGATGGCCTAAAAGCATATTTTGTATATTCAAGCGACAACCAGGTATTGGCGTATAACCGTGCGGAACTCGACGGATTACTTCAAAGTAAAGATATGCCTCATACCGCCCTTGCAAGCCTAAAGAAGCTGGTAAGTGAACACGGTGGATATAAGAAGGTATTTGAAGACCTCGAAAGGTACAACGAGATTTCTGCCCAAATAGACGAAGCGTCATTATACTCAGCAAATGAGCTAAACCGAGAAATCAAAGATATACGAAAGTTCTACAGAAAAAACATTACGAACTATGTTCGCAATCGAATACTAACAAGGGTTGGTGAGGCCAATAACAGCAAAGAGCTGAGAGCGACATTGGCACAAGTTGCTAGAAGTCTTTCAAAGAGTAAGAAAGCAAATAAAACGTTCGACAGGCTCAAGCATAACGAAGATAACTTTAGTGCTATGTCAAAAGTTCTACCTATCTGGATGATGAGTTTAGACGACGTGAGCCGTATTGTTCCTTTGGAAATGAACGCGTTCGATTACGTGATTATTGACGAAGCATCCCAGTGTAATTTTGCTTATGCGTTCCCAGCTATGTACCGTGCAGAGCATACTATTTTCTTCGGCGATACTTTACAAATGCGTGACGACAATATTATGTTCAAGTCTAATGACCAACTTAATGCCATAGCAAAGAAGCATAAAATTCCTGATGTTTATCAGATTAAAGCGGAAGAAGACACCGTTAAATCAGTAATGGACATCGCCAATCTAAATGGTTTTAAGACGACTACTTTAAAGTATCACTATCGTTCCCCTAAAGAGCTTATAGGCTTCTCAAATGAGGCCTATTACGAGCCTATTGGCCGTAAGCTTGAAGCAGTTAATGATAACATTGTGCCTTATAAAGACACTGGTCGTGTATTGCTTAATCATTTGGTAACTCCAAATGATAATGAAGAGATTGGCAGTAGGACCAACTTTGCGGAGATACACAAAATTCAACAGTTGGTAGAAGAAATAAAAATCGACCCAATTTTGAAAGACAAGTCTATAGCCATATTGACCTTCTTTAACGAGCAAGCCGAAGAAATACGTAAAGCTATTACGGATGAAGACATCAAAGTTTCGATTATTGACGGTATCCAGGGAGATGAACGCGACATCGTAATTTACTCATTTGTTATTAAAGACCCAAGCGACAAGCGACGCTATATCGCGTTGACTGGTGAAGGTGGTGAGATACGTAAAGATATAGCTGCTGGTCGTGTGAATGTTGCATTTAGCCGTGCCCGACTTCAGGTCCATTGTGTGACTTCTCTTGCCACAGAGCTTTGGCCTGAGGGTATTTGGATTAAGAAGTACCTAGAGTATGTTGATAAGAACGGAGCAATATCTAGAAGGCATAGTAAATCCGAGCAGCGTTTCGATTCGCACTTCGAGGAGCAGGTTTTTAGCTACCTATCAAAGCAGCTTGATGCAAATGAGTTTACGCTCGAAACACAAGCAGGTTCACTCGGGTTTAAAATTGACCTAGTCGTTCACCATAATGGTAGGAAACTTGCTATTGAGTGTGATGGTCCGACCCACTTTGAGGGAGGAGACGGTCAAGTTTACGTACAGAACGACTGGGAGCGTCAAGGGGCATTAGAAGTAGCAGGATGGACCTTCTATCGTATTTCTTACTTCGATTGGGTCGACGACCAAGCAGAGGAAGAGAAAGCCCTACTACTACATATAGGTGAGTATTTTAATGATGAGCATAATTCAGGTAAGACAAGTGTTGTTAAAGAGCTAGAGAAAGAAACGGTTGCACCTGAGGATGCCCCGAAAGATACGTATGTAACAGATTTTTCTGACGAACGCGTCGATAATGAAAGTCCCGTTAACGCAACGCCTGCACCACGTGCAACAAAGACTAAGGCTAAGACTTCGACAAAGAAAGAATTTAGTGTCGGTGACCGTGGTGTTGACCAAGATGTTTTTGAAAGTTATCTACAAGCAAGAGTTAGAGGAACAATAAACATAAGATACCAAAGCACTCGCCCTGGCAGCGGGAACTATTGGCGTAATGTAAGCCTAATCAAATACGATGGCACATATCTTTATTCCGAAGGGTCGGGTACTTACCCAATCCGATACCGTCGTGACCGCGTCTTAGAATTCAAATAA
- a CDS encoding right-handed parallel beta-helix repeat-containing protein has product MTFTRKKIIVALIVVVCIALSVGVFLGTRQQVVTTKPGDTNTSTLQESAASSQKSAISKTEQGEKTQAPADQKTQTSANSSNQGGAQGATSHSQPSSPPNTTPVNPSTPAQICGQAGYNGNGNSLSLFQTVYPGQWRSDYSFASLWSVPGQTFENFRLETSLFAMSDNLIIRNFYLAPGADYYPVRTDNRESGTGTQIYNGTVRATGATDDNLYKGILVDVPHVTISDMDISGTHDGLSLASTYTTVSNVCIHDLASTPTAHNDGIEIYGGGHVIIKDSEINNNHGQTSAINITNDYGAIDDVLIENVTLSGGGYTIYVRGDGASGQPITNIRFRNVKIASPGYYGVVSYQGAPGAIVEWDVKDAQGNVIQHP; this is encoded by the coding sequence ATGACATTCACTCGAAAAAAAATTATCGTAGCGCTTATTGTCGTAGTGTGTATCGCGCTTAGTGTTGGCGTTTTTTTAGGAACTAGGCAACAAGTCGTGACAACCAAGCCGGGAGATACTAATACCAGTACTCTCCAGGAGTCAGCCGCCTCATCACAGAAATCAGCAATATCTAAGACTGAACAAGGTGAAAAAACTCAGGCACCCGCTGATCAAAAAACACAAACTAGCGCAAATAGCTCAAATCAAGGCGGTGCCCAAGGTGCGACAAGCCATAGTCAGCCATCATCACCTCCCAACACCACCCCCGTGAACCCAAGCACTCCCGCGCAGATATGCGGTCAGGCTGGCTACAATGGCAATGGCAATTCATTGTCGCTATTTCAGACGGTCTACCCGGGCCAATGGCGCAGTGACTATAGCTTTGCATCACTCTGGAGTGTACCCGGACAGACGTTTGAAAATTTCCGGCTCGAAACCTCGCTTTTCGCGATGTCTGACAATTTGATAATCCGTAATTTCTATCTAGCTCCGGGTGCCGACTACTACCCGGTTCGTACCGATAACCGAGAGTCGGGTACGGGCACGCAAATCTACAATGGGACAGTCAGAGCAACTGGCGCGACCGATGACAATCTTTACAAAGGCATTCTTGTCGATGTACCACATGTCACAATAAGTGACATGGATATTTCCGGAACCCACGACGGCTTATCGCTGGCATCAACTTACACCACAGTAAGCAATGTGTGTATCCACGACCTGGCCTCTACTCCAACAGCCCACAATGACGGAATCGAGATATATGGGGGCGGTCATGTCATTATTAAAGATAGTGAGATCAATAATAACCACGGTCAGACGTCAGCTATTAACATCACTAACGATTACGGAGCTATCGATGACGTGCTTATAGAAAATGTCACACTAAGCGGCGGCGGATATACAATTTATGTTCGTGGCGATGGTGCCAGTGGCCAGCCGATTACCAATATTCGCTTTAGAAATGTAAAGATAGCGAGCCCTGGGTATTACGGAGTCGTGAGCTATCAGGGTGCGCCTGGCGCGATTGTTGAGTGGGACGTCAAAGATGCTCAGGGCAATGTCATTCAGCACCCATAA
- a CDS encoding DMT family transporter, with translation MNWEVFVVINLITASLLVPLQRLLLRREETDPLTFIVVSQVITGALLIPFTLAHGFEFPDINKYGLLMITMFGLYSIGHYLYAHTLKRVEASVFSTLLNTSTIWVIAMGYLVLHEELHLSDIVGTVIIMTSVFMLMERKKKHRLHLEKSILMGLLVGLIFGVALSMWVYIGKGSDLLSWITISFFGTPLIMLAVKPKVARKARHFFSGELLPRMLILAVVWAVDNLASLAAYQHGNVSIIAPLLQTSAILSVLVAIIFLGERTRLRWKIAASVVCFIGVVLIISF, from the coding sequence ATGAACTGGGAAGTATTTGTCGTTATCAACCTAATCACCGCTTCGTTGCTCGTACCATTGCAACGTCTTTTATTGCGCCGAGAAGAAACTGATCCGTTGACTTTTATTGTTGTGTCACAGGTTATTACCGGTGCCCTACTTATACCATTCACGCTTGCACATGGCTTTGAGTTCCCCGACATTAATAAATATGGCCTGCTAATGATTACAATGTTTGGGCTTTACAGTATCGGACATTATCTCTATGCGCACACGCTCAAGCGTGTCGAAGCTTCTGTATTCTCAACGTTGCTCAACACGAGCACAATTTGGGTAATTGCAATGGGTTATCTTGTATTGCACGAAGAGTTGCATCTCTCGGATATTGTTGGGACGGTTATCATCATGACAAGTGTGTTTATGCTCATGGAGCGTAAAAAGAAACATAGGCTACACCTTGAAAAATCTATTCTCATGGGATTGCTTGTCGGATTAATATTCGGTGTCGCTTTGTCAATGTGGGTATACATAGGCAAAGGCTCGGACTTATTGTCATGGATAACAATTAGCTTCTTCGGAACGCCCCTTATTATGCTTGCCGTGAAACCAAAGGTAGCACGAAAAGCAAGGCACTTTTTCTCTGGTGAGTTGCTACCTAGAATGTTAATACTTGCTGTTGTATGGGCGGTTGATAATCTTGCCTCACTGGCTGCATATCAGCATGGTAACGTCAGTATTATTGCACCGTTGCTGCAAACAAGCGCAATCTTAAGCGTACTCGTTGCGATTATATTCTTAGGGGAAAGAACTCGGTTACGCTGGAAAATTGCTGCATCTGTTGTTTGTTTTATCGGCGTTGTACTGATTATTAGTTTCTAA
- a CDS encoding reverse transcriptase family protein, which translates to MGNTEELEKLLADYPAEARVFCALEPKRDGTSRPIIKPNKPLNQWLKRMKRALYRQRRDWPTFIHGGVKKRSYVSFARPHANKNTVITIDIKDCFGSITQSEVQQALVSKLGLPDGLASRLAAKLCYKRRIPQGFATSSYLTNLYLNDTLLKINRQLKRKQIDMTVYVDDIALSGQKVDSAVIINLVTLELSRARLAISKAKVKVMRSHSPQIICGLVVNKGVALSRQKRKEIFSDIANGRMSETSLQGWLANLNMIDRRLMNKLQTYATQKGLVVVSAKRGGLAA; encoded by the coding sequence ATGGGGAACACGGAGGAACTAGAAAAATTATTAGCAGACTACCCCGCCGAGGCGAGAGTTTTTTGTGCATTAGAACCAAAACGCGACGGTACGTCGCGTCCTATTATCAAGCCAAATAAGCCGCTCAATCAGTGGCTCAAGCGTATGAAACGCGCTTTGTATCGACAACGTAGAGACTGGCCGACGTTTATTCACGGCGGAGTGAAAAAGCGAAGTTATGTATCATTCGCTCGCCCTCACGCCAACAAGAACACCGTCATTACTATTGACATAAAAGACTGTTTTGGCTCCATAACACAAAGCGAGGTGCAACAAGCCCTCGTCAGTAAACTCGGCTTACCGGACGGCCTTGCCTCTCGGCTTGCAGCAAAATTGTGCTACAAACGCCGCATACCACAGGGTTTTGCAACAAGTAGCTATCTGACCAATCTATATCTCAACGACACACTACTGAAAATCAACCGCCAACTTAAGCGCAAACAAATTGACATGACTGTGTACGTCGATGATATTGCGCTGTCGGGACAAAAAGTTGATAGTGCGGTGATTATCAACCTAGTCACGCTTGAGCTATCTCGCGCGCGGTTAGCAATAAGCAAGGCTAAGGTGAAAGTTATGCGCTCTCATAGTCCGCAAATTATTTGTGGACTTGTTGTCAATAAAGGCGTAGCCCTTTCGCGACAAAAACGGAAAGAAATTTTTTCAGATATAGCCAACGGACGTATGAGCGAGACAAGTTTACAGGGCTGGCTAGCGAACTTAAATATGATAGACAGACGGCTTATGAATAAGTTGCAAACATACGCTACACAAAAAGGCCTGGTGGTAGTGAGCGCGAAGCGCGGCGGTCTTGCCGCCTAG
- a CDS encoding GNAT family N-acetyltransferase, translated as MKSIDISKHPPLETMTPNIEHSVEALIRLGKLSTEDIADYDGWLLAYVPGEETLVGCVGVELRPPHAYMESLVVHPDARRRGIGSELTKQLFGLYVVGEEDIRDLTAMTLFWNNRFYEALGFERIDPRVAKIADDVAAKEKHRYCTVWRKELST; from the coding sequence ATGAAATCTATCGACATATCGAAACATCCCCCTCTCGAAACAATGACGCCCAATATAGAGCATAGTGTTGAAGCACTGATACGTCTGGGTAAATTATCAACGGAAGATATTGCCGACTATGACGGCTGGCTCCTCGCGTATGTACCAGGTGAGGAAACACTGGTTGGCTGTGTTGGAGTTGAGCTTCGGCCTCCCCATGCGTACATGGAATCACTTGTAGTGCATCCCGATGCGAGACGGCGGGGTATAGGTAGCGAGCTGACGAAGCAGCTATTTGGGCTGTATGTTGTGGGTGAGGAGGACATACGTGATCTTACGGCCATGACGTTATTTTGGAATAACCGGTTTTATGAAGCGCTTGGGTTCGAAAGGATTGATCCACGAGTTGCGAAGATTGCAGACGATGTTGCAGCCAAGGAGAAACACAGATACTGTACGGTCTGGCGCAAGGAACTCAGTACCTGA